The proteins below come from a single Aegilops tauschii subsp. strangulata cultivar AL8/78 chromosome 6, Aet v6.0, whole genome shotgun sequence genomic window:
- the LOC109779953 gene encoding bidirectional sugar transporter SWEET4, with protein sequence MVSPDAIRTVIGVIGNATALVLFLSPVPTFIQIWKKKTVEQYSAVPYLATLLNCMMWVLYGLPLVHPHSMLVITINGTGMLIELTYVALFLTFSVGAARRRVLLLLVAEVAFVAAVGALVLSLAHTHDRRSMVVGILCVLFGTGMYAAPLSVMKMVIQTKSVEYMPLFLSVASLVNGICWTAYALIKFDLYITIPNGLGVMFAVGQIILYGIYYKSTQQILEARKRKADQVPMTEVVVDGKSGSATNSGAANGHY encoded by the exons ATGGTGTCGCCGGACGCTATCCGCACCGTCATCGGCGTCATAG GCAATGcaaccgccctggtgctcttccTATCCCCAGT GCCGACGTTCATCCAAATCTGGAAGAAGAAGACGGTGGAGCAGTACTCGGCGGTGCCGTACCTGGCGACGCTGCTCAACTGCATGATGTGGGTGCTCTACGGGCTCCCGCTGGTGCACCCGCACAGCATGCTCGTCATCACCATCAACGGCACCGGCATGCTCATCGAGCTCACCTACGTCGCGCTCTTCCTCACCTTCTCCgtcggcgccgcccgccgccgagTCCTCCTCCTGCTGGTCGCCGAGGTCGCCTTCGTCGCCGCGGTCGGCGCGCTcgtcctctccctcgcccacacCCACGACCGCAGGTCCATGGTCGTCGGCATCCTCTGCGTCCTCTTCGGCACCGGCATGTACGCCGCGCCGCTCTCCGTCATG AAAATGGTGATCCAGACCAAGAGCGTGGAGTACATGCCCCTGTTCTTGTCCGTGGCCTCGCTCGTCAATGGCATCTGCTGGACTGCCTACGCCCTCATCAAGTTCGACCTCTACATCACC ATCCCCAACGGGCTGGGCGTGATGTTCGCTGTGGGGCAGATCATCCTGTACGGCATCTACTACAAGTCGACGCAGCAGATCCTGGAGGCCCGTAAGCGCAAGGCCGACCAGGTGCCCATGACCGAGGTCGTCGTCGACGGCAAGAGCGGCAGCGCCACCAACTCAGGCGCCGCCAACGGCCACTACTAG